The following are from one region of the Siniperca chuatsi isolate FFG_IHB_CAS linkage group LG21, ASM2008510v1, whole genome shotgun sequence genome:
- the LOC122868395 gene encoding histone acetyltransferase KAT7-like isoform X3, which translates to MLTLALRTAGSSSDGTEDSDFSADLEPTEASESVRRRSSTRLTRASLRLSQSSQDNCSSVRSSSPAAAGPDEGQDSAAESAATAAVAASVFASGRRVTRSQQGATNTTAKKYPLRQSRSSGSDTEANADLKQGVDRDETPPRTPTGNAPSSESDIEVSSPSNDHVSSSNDIVVSQEEDERLAKELSLKEAAAHDLSHRPKRRRFHESYNFNMKCPTPGCNSLGHLTGRHERHFSISGCPLYHNLSADECKGKASTRDKQAEERTLSHRQDENRHSTRNQAPTERQLRYKEKVTELRRKRNSGLNKEQKEKYMEHHQSHGASREPLLENITSDYDLELFRKAQARASDDLSANPPLQPQEESEIFLEKLRLAGQVSEGSNMIKTIVFGRYELDTWYHSPYPEEYARLGRLYMCEFCLKYMKSQTILRRHMAKCVWKHPPGDEIYRKGNISVFEVDGKKNKIYCQNLCLLAKLFLDHKTLYYDVEPFLFYVMTEADNTGCHLVGYFSKEKNSFLNYNVSCILTMPQYMRQGYGKMLIDFSYLLSKVEEKVGSPERPLSDLGLISYRSYWKEVLLRYLNNFQGKEISIKEISQETAVNPVDIVSTLQSLQMLKYWKGKHLVLKRQDLIDDWKAKETKRGNGKTIDPTALKWTPPKGS; encoded by the exons ATAACTGCAGCTCAGTACGGAGCAGTTCCCCTGCAGCCGCTGGTCCTGATGAAGGCCAGGATTCAGCAGCAGAGTCGGCAGCAACGGCAGCAGTGGCAGCATCCGTCTTCGCCTCCGGGCGCAGGGTCACACgcagccagcagggggcgacaaACACCACAGCCAAAAAATACCCACTGCGTCAGAGCAGGTCGTCTGGCTCAGACACCGAGGCTAATG CAGACCTGAAGCAGGGAGTGGACCGGGACGAGACCCCTCCTCGCACCCCGACAGGTAACGCACCGTCCTCAGAGTCAGACATCGAGGTTTCCAGCCCCAGCAATGACCACGTGTCCTCTAGCAACGATATCGTAGTTTCGCAAGAGGAGGACGAGAGATTGGCCAAAGAGCTGTCACTCAAAGAGGCCGCCGCCCACGACCTTTCCCACCGGCCCAAACGACGGCGCTTCCACGAGAGCTACAACTTCAACATGAAGTGTCCCACACCTGGGTGCAACTCATTGG gtCATCTAACAGGGAGGCATGAGAGACATTTCTCCATATCGGGATGTCCTCTCTACCACAACCTCTCTGCTGATGAATGCAag GGCAAGGCATCGACACGCGACAAACAGGCTGAGGAAAGGACGCTGTCGCACCGCCAGGATGAGAACAGACACTCCACAAGAAACCAg GCCCCCACAGAGCGTCAGCTGCGCTACAAGGAGAAGGTGACggagctgaggaggaagaggaactCAGGACTCAATAAGGAGCAGAAGGAAAAGTACATG GAGCACCATCAGAGCCACGGAGCGAGCAGGGAGCCGCTGCTGGAGAACATCACCAGCGACTACGACCTCGAGCTGTTCAGGAAAGCGCAGGCACGTGCCTCGGACGACCTT TCAGCAAACCCTCCTCTGCAGCCACAGGAGGAGTCTGAGATATTTTTG GAGAAGCTTCGTCTGGCCGGCCAGGTGTCGGAGGGCAGCAACATGATAAAGACCATTGTGTTTGGTCGCTACGAGCTTGATACCTGGTACCACTCTCCATACCCAGAGGAATACGCCCGCCTGGGGAGGCTCTACATGTGCGAGTTCTGCCTTAAGTATATGAAGAGCCAGACCATTCTGCGCAGGCACATG GCCAAGTGTGTGTGGAAGCACCCTCCAGGTGACGAGATCTACAGGAAGGGGAACATCTCTGTCTTTGAGGTGGACGGAAAGAAGAACAAG ATTTACTGCCAGAACTTGTGTCTGCTGGCGAAACTCTTTCTGGACCACAAGACTCTGTATTACGATGTTGAACCTTTCCTCTTCTATGTCATGACCGAAGCTGACAACACAGGGTGCCATCTAGTCGGATACTTCTCCAAG GAGAAGAACTCTTTCCTGAACTACAACGTGTCCTGCATCCTCACCATGCCGCAGTACATGAGGCAGGGCTACGGCAAGATGCTCATAGACTTCA GTTACCTGTTGTCCAAGGTGGAGGAGAAGGTGGGTTCACCTGAGCGCCCACTGTCTGACTTGGGCCTTATCAGCTACCGGAGTTACTGGAAGGAGGTGTTGCTGCGCTACCTGAACAACTTTCAGGGCAAGGAGATCTCTATCAAAG AGATCAGTCAGGAGACGGCAGTGAACCCAGTGGATATTGTCAGCACACTGCAATCCCTCCAGATGCTCAAATACTGGAAGGGAAAGCACCTGGTTTTAAAGAGACAG GACCTTATCGACGACTGGAAGGCCAAGGAGACCAAACGTGGTAATGGCAAGACCATTGACCCCACAGCCTTAAAATGGACACCGCCTAAAGGGTCGTAG